The following proteins are co-located in the bacterium genome:
- a CDS encoding nitroreductase family protein — MDFFEVVKNRHSIRAYKPTPVEPEKLRQLMEAVRLAPSARNRQPWKFIVVTDKERIRKIYEATKEQDFVLQAPVVIAAVAYPTDYINTNGNIAHFVDLGIAGEHLALACTALGLGACWVVAFNQDMMKAALEVPKDAHVVAIFPVGYPDEVPKTKERKPLSEIVYAEKWGGNPPDWA, encoded by the coding sequence ATGGACTTTTTCGAGGTAGTAAAGAATCGCCATAGCATAAGAGCCTATAAGCCGACACCGGTCGAACCGGAAAAGCTTCGCCAGCTAATGGAAGCTGTTCGACTGGCACCATCAGCAAGGAACAGGCAACCATGGAAATTTATCGTCGTTACCGATAAGGAGCGAATAAGAAAAATATATGAAGCCACCAAGGAGCAGGATTTCGTTCTTCAGGCACCCGTAGTAATAGCAGCTGTTGCCTACCCGACTGACTACATCAACACCAACGGCAATATAGCTCACTTTGTTGACCTTGGGATAGCGGGTGAACATCTCGCCTTAGCATGCACCGCTCTCGGACTTGGTGCATGCTGGGTTGTGGCGTTCAATCAGGATATGATGAAAGCTGCTCTTGAGGTACCAAAGGATGCTCATGTCGTTGCGATATTCCCCGTTGGATACCCTGACGAGGTCCCCAAAACAAAAGAAAGAAAACCCCTTTCTGAAATAGTTTACGCCGAAAAATGGGGCGGCAACCCTCCTGATTGGGCTTAA